From the Leptospira biflexa serovar Patoc strain 'Patoc 1 (Paris)' genome, one window contains:
- a CDS encoding motility associated factor glycosyltransferase family protein, with amino-acid sequence MSQMIDPISSEIFERKPYLRNYFKNFLSKNRWELAPAKKNGEYYVSLDGNPLSSSFSPLTQAKRLVDSYSLRPTDVVILLGLGNPHLIPLISEALAPGQILILIGEDESLTPVLWDLFLKPILQVPGRHLFSGEMFYPLFFNYLESLPIERVSGLKVIRNPTDTNRNPIYKELEEKTQNVFSAKMSDLLTKFEFERLWIKNSIFNLVKAETLPPVKFPISMLRDKFQGLNAVLVSAGPSLRKNLPWLQEVRDKLFVFSCDTSLKVLLKAGIQPDGVVTLDAQTNSFFHFMGESLTLIPLFADLVSSPTLLREPMFQTVVHSVTAKYQVDAEGSLVREVTAGGELAEQVFQDVGDIQSGGSVATTAFDMLRYMGFGTVYFLGQDLAYSGREIHSTGTHHNEKWLTLVNRKNSLERINEVIIRKRETRFVPSTNAGSVLTDYVLDLYRHWFEESATSVKEMTLWNVNEDGAEIVGIPSLSITAAKEKLAGIRNHNYPWRDLSIWSGNGPNQNKASNQVPPQFSPHQNGSKNLFQKIQTDLRFIESKLEEFDHANNLQSEGELKSPSSFQDSEIWLWMQSESYLRRLIRKTEIYLLRHRDLDTIRKNQIMIQSIRKEIRYLKRSLYPMIDSFPEKG; translated from the coding sequence ATGTCCCAAATGATCGATCCGATTTCCAGTGAAATTTTTGAACGAAAGCCCTACTTACGAAATTATTTCAAAAACTTCCTCTCAAAAAATCGATGGGAACTAGCTCCCGCAAAGAAAAATGGGGAATATTATGTCTCATTAGATGGAAATCCACTCTCTTCTTCCTTTTCCCCCCTAACACAGGCAAAACGACTCGTCGATTCGTATTCGTTAAGACCAACAGATGTTGTGATTTTACTTGGTTTAGGGAATCCGCACCTTATACCACTTATCAGTGAAGCATTGGCCCCCGGGCAAATCCTTATCCTGATCGGAGAAGATGAAAGTTTAACCCCTGTTTTGTGGGATTTGTTTTTAAAACCCATCTTACAAGTGCCTGGTCGTCACCTCTTTAGTGGAGAAATGTTTTATCCCTTATTTTTTAACTACTTAGAATCACTTCCGATCGAAAGGGTGAGTGGACTAAAGGTCATACGTAACCCAACAGACACAAATCGAAATCCAATTTATAAAGAACTAGAAGAAAAAACGCAAAACGTATTTTCGGCGAAAATGAGTGACTTACTCACCAAGTTTGAATTTGAAAGGTTATGGATCAAAAATAGTATCTTTAACCTTGTCAAAGCCGAAACCCTCCCACCTGTTAAGTTTCCCATTTCGATGTTACGAGACAAGTTCCAAGGTCTCAACGCCGTACTCGTGTCAGCTGGCCCCAGTTTACGAAAAAACTTACCTTGGTTACAGGAAGTCCGTGACAAACTGTTTGTTTTCTCATGTGATACCTCACTAAAGGTCCTTTTAAAGGCAGGGATCCAACCCGATGGTGTTGTGACACTCGATGCCCAAACCAATTCCTTTTTCCATTTTATGGGAGAGTCTCTGACTCTAATCCCACTCTTTGCAGATCTTGTCAGTTCCCCTACCTTGTTACGAGAACCGATGTTCCAAACGGTTGTACATTCTGTTACAGCCAAATACCAAGTGGATGCGGAAGGCTCACTTGTCCGGGAAGTGACAGCTGGGGGAGAACTTGCCGAACAAGTGTTCCAAGATGTGGGTGACATCCAATCAGGAGGGTCTGTTGCCACAACCGCCTTTGATATGTTACGGTATATGGGGTTTGGAACCGTTTATTTTCTTGGCCAAGACCTCGCCTATTCAGGTCGTGAGATCCATTCCACAGGCACCCATCACAATGAAAAATGGCTAACCCTAGTGAACCGCAAAAACAGCCTGGAACGAATTAATGAGGTAATCATTCGCAAACGAGAGACTCGTTTTGTTCCATCTACAAACGCTGGGTCTGTTCTTACGGATTATGTGTTGGATTTGTATCGGCACTGGTTTGAAGAATCTGCTACTAGTGTGAAAGAAATGACTTTATGGAATGTGAACGAGGACGGGGCCGAAATTGTTGGGATCCCATCCTTATCCATAACTGCTGCCAAAGAGAAGTTAGCTGGGATCAGAAATCACAACTACCCTTGGCGGGATTTATCGATTTGGTCTGGGAATGGACCAAACCAAAACAAGGCATCGAATCAAGTTCCGCCACAATTTTCTCCCCATCAAAATGGTAGCAAAAACCTCTTCCAAAAAATCCAAACCGATCTTAGATTCATCGAATCCAAACTGGAGGAATTTGATCACGCCAACAATTTGCAGAGTGAAGGGGAACTGAAATCACCCTCTTCGTTTCAAGATTCGGAAATTTGGCTTTGGATGCAGAGTGAATCGTATTTACGTCGGCTCATTCGCAAAACAGAGATTTATTTATTACGCCATAGGGACTTGGACACAATTCGGAAAAACCAAATCATGATCCAATCCATCCGAAAGGAAATCCGTTATTTAAAACGAAGCCTTTATCCAATGATTGATTCATTCCCAGAAAAAGGGTGA
- a CDS encoding chromosome segregation SMC family protein produces the protein MHLKSLNIVGFKTFADETEINFDPGFTAVVGPNGSGKSNIVDSVKWVFGEKSAKGLRGEKMDDVIFHGTESRRAAGFSEVSILFDNDDRFFNIDYPSVKITRRLYPDGENEYYLNDIRTTRKDIEKTLLDTGIGKSSYSILEQGRVDQILNSKPEERRAIFEEAAGVSRFKLDRKEANKKLDDTNQNLLRIQDIMSSMQKDLEVKEKQSEKAEQYFKLKSDLDESDKNLRYLKLRDFKRRMKKSDEELLEIREKNKSILSLIQNETNLISEKETTKEAKEREIAEIDKKLFDHLSKSQIQKEKIAKNKTFIQEYELRIGEILSSLELENQATIKLEVEKKAIELENERQREIQTTLQKQITELESKRVSLELSIKEEEKSIEEKEVRIGENEKRHITLREKQKTVILELIQELENKKRESKEGEEIRNQNKWELVSLAEGFQSKLQSALSYLEDSKLVEAKHSLNEIRLDQYSEKLSAFLKKEDDFRNLLFDKDGILSKKESIDQEIEDIILENENLTRGIRDHQSNIILHRNHWEDTRTQIVELEKKLLESNSRLENQQKEISVLEERIGEILFRISGAKEQETVIREKKETLEREVEFLEKEIEEAYQEFLSMSRILESEKETLQTLVEEISGIKSNISKNQEVFQNLLPLLSEKERTSSALKVQIDSLVEELYNDYSLTDSELETERGALELDQKAEERRLRSAKSEIQLLGSINPLAIEEYRNIKEIFEHNQKQKHDIESSKKDIEEVLKRINEESEKLFQLTFDKIKENFQETFSTLFNGGRATLELTEKEDSLNSGVEIMAEPPGKHVQNLRLLSGGEKSLTAIALLFAIYMVKPSPFCFLDEIDAALDEANKLRFCQILDRFKDKTQFIVVSHAQSTISRANAIFGVTNEEPGISKILSLRLDEAKSFSKQISQKTGTEN, from the coding sequence ATGCATTTAAAAAGCCTAAACATTGTTGGATTCAAAACATTTGCAGATGAGACCGAGATCAATTTTGATCCGGGGTTTACCGCAGTCGTCGGACCTAATGGTTCTGGAAAATCAAATATTGTCGATTCCGTAAAATGGGTTTTTGGCGAAAAAAGTGCCAAAGGCCTCCGTGGGGAAAAGATGGACGATGTCATTTTCCATGGAACAGAGAGTAGGCGAGCCGCCGGTTTTTCGGAAGTTTCCATCCTGTTTGATAATGATGACCGGTTTTTTAATATCGATTACCCTTCTGTTAAAATCACTCGCCGGCTTTACCCGGATGGGGAAAACGAATACTACCTCAATGACATCCGCACCACAAGAAAGGACATCGAAAAAACCTTACTCGATACAGGGATTGGTAAATCCAGTTATAGCATTTTAGAACAAGGCCGTGTGGACCAAATCCTGAACTCCAAACCAGAAGAACGGCGAGCCATCTTTGAAGAAGCAGCAGGTGTGAGTCGATTCAAACTCGATCGCAAAGAAGCGAACAAAAAATTAGATGACACAAACCAAAACCTACTCCGCATCCAAGACATCATGAGTTCCATGCAAAAGGATTTGGAAGTCAAAGAAAAACAATCCGAAAAAGCAGAGCAGTATTTCAAACTCAAATCCGACTTAGATGAATCGGATAAAAATTTACGGTATCTGAAGTTAAGAGACTTCAAACGTAGAATGAAAAAATCGGATGAGGAACTACTCGAGATCCGAGAAAAAAACAAATCCATTTTATCTCTCATTCAAAATGAAACCAATTTGATTTCGGAAAAAGAAACCACAAAGGAAGCCAAAGAAAGAGAGATCGCAGAGATTGATAAAAAATTATTCGATCACCTTTCCAAAAGCCAAATCCAAAAAGAAAAAATCGCCAAAAACAAAACCTTTATCCAAGAATACGAGTTACGAATCGGAGAGATCCTTTCGTCCTTAGAATTGGAAAACCAAGCCACGATCAAACTCGAAGTGGAAAAAAAAGCAATCGAACTTGAAAACGAACGCCAAAGGGAAATCCAAACCACACTCCAAAAACAAATCACAGAGTTAGAATCCAAACGAGTTTCTTTGGAACTTTCCATCAAAGAAGAAGAAAAGTCCATTGAAGAAAAAGAAGTTCGTATTGGTGAAAATGAAAAACGCCATATCACTCTCCGCGAAAAACAAAAAACAGTGATTCTCGAACTCATCCAAGAGTTGGAAAATAAAAAAAGAGAGTCAAAAGAAGGGGAAGAGATTCGAAACCAAAACAAATGGGAACTCGTTTCCCTTGCAGAAGGTTTCCAATCCAAGTTACAATCTGCACTCTCATATTTAGAAGATTCTAAATTAGTGGAAGCAAAACACTCCCTCAATGAAATCCGATTGGATCAGTATTCTGAAAAATTGTCTGCATTTTTGAAAAAGGAAGATGACTTTCGAAATCTCCTTTTTGATAAAGATGGAATTTTATCCAAAAAAGAATCCATCGACCAAGAAATTGAAGACATCATATTAGAAAACGAAAACCTAACGCGTGGCATTCGAGACCACCAAAGTAATATCATCCTTCACCGAAACCATTGGGAAGATACAAGAACTCAGATTGTGGAATTAGAGAAAAAACTTCTCGAGTCCAATTCCCGTTTAGAAAACCAACAAAAAGAGATCTCCGTCCTGGAAGAACGAATTGGAGAGATTCTCTTCCGTATTTCAGGTGCCAAAGAGCAGGAGACTGTGATTCGGGAGAAAAAAGAAACCTTGGAAAGGGAAGTTGAGTTTTTAGAAAAGGAAATTGAAGAAGCCTACCAAGAATTCCTTTCCATGAGTCGTATTTTGGAATCCGAAAAAGAAACCTTGCAAACATTAGTTGAGGAAATTTCTGGTATCAAATCCAATATTTCTAAAAACCAAGAAGTATTCCAAAACCTTTTGCCACTTTTGTCAGAAAAGGAACGAACCAGTTCCGCACTGAAAGTCCAAATTGATTCACTCGTTGAAGAATTGTACAATGATTATTCACTCACAGACTCAGAACTGGAAACAGAACGGGGGGCTTTAGAACTCGACCAAAAAGCGGAAGAAAGACGACTTCGGTCAGCAAAATCCGAAATCCAACTCCTTGGTTCCATCAACCCACTCGCGATTGAAGAGTATCGCAATATCAAAGAAATCTTTGAACACAACCAAAAACAAAAACATGACATTGAAAGTTCCAAAAAGGACATCGAAGAAGTGTTAAAACGAATCAATGAAGAATCAGAGAAACTCTTCCAATTGACCTTTGACAAAATCAAAGAAAACTTTCAAGAAACCTTTTCCACCTTGTTCAATGGGGGACGTGCCACTCTGGAACTGACTGAAAAAGAAGACTCACTGAACTCTGGTGTCGAGATCATGGCAGAACCTCCTGGCAAACATGTACAAAACTTACGTTTGTTATCTGGTGGGGAAAAGTCACTCACTGCCATTGCACTTCTTTTCGCAATTTACATGGTGAAACCGAGCCCATTTTGCTTTTTGGATGAGATTGATGCGGCCCTCGATGAGGCAAACAAACTTCGGTTCTGCCAAATCCTAGACCGATTCAAAGACAAAACCCAGTTCATCGTGGTTTCCCACGCACAATCGACCATCTCAAGGGCCAATGCGATTTTTGGAGTCACGAACGAAGAGCCAGGGATTTCGAAGATTCTCTCCTTACGACTCGATGAAGCAAAATCCTTCTCAAAACAAATTTCACAAAAGACTGGAACAGAGAATTAA